TCCCCGGATTAAAGGGTAAGCTTGCAGGCACGAGCAACGGCTCCGGTGGCAGGGGAACCATCCCTTCCCACTCGTACACGCCGAGAACGCACAGCCAGAATTTGCCCCAGGTCGGGGTGGCCCTCGCGCTTCCCAGTCGGTGCAGGGTATTGCGCGCCTTTGCCATCGCTGGATGCTCCGGCCCCAAGCCCAGGATCCTCAACATGCAATAGTTCATCACCGTCCCAAAGACGGTCGACGGggactggatgaagagacCCCATCCGCCGTCCTCGTTGACCACATTGAGTAAGTACCGGCACATCTCCTGTTTCATGTGGGAGTCTATCGGGATTCCCACGATGTACCTCGCAATGACCATCCCGCTGGTGACGAACAGGGGGCCGTCATCGTTGCATCCCCAGTGTCCATCGGCTGTCTGCAGGCGTTTGAAGAATTCCCATCCGTTTTCCACAGCCTCTAGGGCGCAGGTAGCGCGAGGCCGCGCGGGGAGCTCATACGGTAGACCGAGCCAGTACTTTTCCAGGAAACTTTGCGGTCGTTTTCTGGCTTCGTCCTCGGACTCTAGATATTCCCACATGTGCCGGCCGTTGTCGACGTTGAGCCGCCATCGCGATAGATCGGTACCAAATTCGCTGGCGGCTTTGGTGTCAGAGAATTCGGCCTTGCCAATGACTGTCCCAGGCATGCTGCTGTCTGTCGCCATAGTTAAAGGCAAGAGCTCTGTGACTACCAATGTGGGCCTTATGAGCAGGACTTTATACACTGAACAATCTGTACCATGGCAAGACTGCAAATACTCTGTATTACCAAACTCGTCTTTTTAGTTTACTTTAATTTTATTTCTTACATCGTTTTCAAAAATAAAAATAGAAATCTCCGAAACAGGCAGTACGTCAAGAATGAGGGGGTTGACCGTTGCCTAAAAGCCGAGCCTTCTGTATGCTCGCCCTAATGCATGAGGAACATCACTGCCTGCTTCGCAGTCAACTGATTGTAACCTCTAAGTCGTCCAGATGCTTACGGACTTTAGAGGCAAGGCTTGGTTTGCGCCTTTCCCACTTCAGGTTTCTAACTTGTCAACCAGGCCATTTGACCAGCCATCGCTCCACTTCTCTAACCTCGTTACATTAAACAACACTAGCAAGGTGAATACTCTCTTGCGCATGCTTTTACGCCCGCCATCCTTCTGGTAATCACCATTCGACAGTCCCTTTCCGGCTTGGCCGGGAAGGACGCAATGAAGCACTTGGCGGGCATGAGAACCGGCAGCCCATTCTCATCTGTACAATGCGGCCCAAATAGGCTATCTTCGGTTAGCGCAATGTCGTAGTCCTTGAGGACATTGGCGACAATGGTGAGCATTTCCACCCAGGCGAGATTACGCCCAAGGCAGTTCCGCGGACCAtaggagaaggtgaagagcAACCGCTTGTTGTTGTCGCTATCGAGAAACCGATCCGGGTTGAACCGCGCTGGATCATCCCAAAGACTAGGATGCATGCTTGGCGAGCGTAGATTGACGTAGATTTCTGTCCCTGGCGGAATGTAATATCCCTGCAGGGTGATGCCCGTAGAATGGGAGATTCGCGGAGTCAGTCCAGCCGTGGTGGGCGAGTGCCGAAGAGCTTCGTACACGCAGGCTTCGACATACGGCAAGCTGCTGCGCACGTCCTTGTACGTCACCAAATGGTTTAAGGAAAAGGCGCTGCGCACCTCATGGACAGCGCGCCTGAGAGTCTCTGGGtagagcagcagcaggtggAATGTCCACATGATGGCAGATGAGGTGGTCTCACTCCCTGCCAGCATCATCATAATACTCTCAGCCTGCACCTCATGTGGGCTCATCTTGATTTTGGACTCCGGGTCCTCCGCATCGATAAACGCCTGCAGCATGTCCAAGGGCTTCTCTGTGGAGTCCTCAGCCAGCAACTGCTTGCGCATGTCGACAGCGTCGCTGCTGAACGCCGCCAGCTCGCGATACATAATTTTCCACGGCCGCATGATAAGCGAGAATGGCAGGAGCGACAGTAGGGCCAGGACGGCGGGCGACTCCAACATCTCCATGATCAGCCCGGCCCATTTCATGATTGACGAGCTACCGCGGGAGATGGCGTTGAAGTTGCGCCCGAACGCCAGCGCACTCATGATGTCAAACGTCACGAGCTGGGTGTCGGTACGGTAGTTAACCTCAGTTGGGCGCCCGCTGTTCGCTTGTATTAACGCATCCCATTTCGTTCGGATGGCCTGGTATCCATGCTGGAGGATCAGAGGCTCTGCGCGTCCCAGATAAGCGTAGTTGAAGAAGGGGCCTAGCTGCCTCCGGCGACGGTTGGCCAGCTCTGGCTCCCTGAGCGAGACGATATTGGGTGTGTTGCCGTCATTAAAGATGTCAAAGAAGGCAGCCTTGCGAAACTCCTGGGAGCCTAGCACAGCGCGGATGTCgtctggatgattgatgcAGACCGCACGGGGTTTGTAGACATATACATCGCCGTACCTGGCTACGTCTTTGTCGACAGTCTGGGTCACCTTCCCGGAGAAGGTGTCGACATTGGCGCGTTTGGTTGTCAGTCGGGCCAGAAGGGGCCCAGGAATGGAACGgaggggagagagaaaaaagGCGTCAATCAGTCGATAGGTGAGGGCTCCAATGAAGATTGCCGCGAGCACTTGGAGTACACTGATTGTGTTCAGAAAGGGCTGAAACTCAGCGACTCTAATCATCGTGGAAGTAATAGTCTTCTCCCCCTGAACAGGATGAATCAAAGCATTGTAGAGGGAACCTGTCGTAGAATTGTCTCTATCTCGCCTGTGCTTCTTCGGTTCAATGGGACCGGGCAAGCGGTTAGAAACTGGCCTGATAGCGTATGTTCGCATACAGATACATGCTCGGGTCAACAATCCCGTGTCGAGTTGGGATTGGTGGCAGGCATCTAGATTGTGCACAAACACATACGACAGACATATTGAAAATTTCAATCACGTATTTCGACCTAGTATTTCTGACCCCTGGGCCATGGCGGAGATCATTCAGGGTCATCATCTTAAATAGAAAGGCTATTGGTCAATTGCAGGATCGACATCGTATTTCAGCTGGAGAGGAGAACCCGTGGTTATTCCATGTTCTATTTTCTAGATAGAGGCAAATCACCTCCATTTTTTCTTCAGTTCCTTATCAGAAGCGATGTCACCTTTGGTGGAACATGCAGATGCAAGCCTCTGTATCAGGAAATACGAGGACAGAGAGGCAGAATCATACGTGATAGGCGCACGAAGCCGCGCAGTTATGCAAGGGAGGTGAACCATCCCAATCCCACTGATAGACAAGAGGGGTAATCCAGGATATACCAAAAAAGGGTAAATGAAGCGACGAGGACCTTTGCACAGCACTAGCACTCTTATCTCTTTTGAGGGTGAATCACCCTTGCCTCTTCCCTGACACGCGCTGAGACACCATGGCCCTCCCCATTATTCTCTGCCTCGCTGTCATCTTGTGGACTTCCTGGCGCCTGCTGGACGCCTTGTTCCTATCTCCCCTTCACCGGGTTCCGGGACCGGTTCTTGCACGCCTCACCCCTCTCCGAGCAATCTATGCCCGCCTCCCCAGCCGGGTCATTCCCGCAGCTCTGGCCGACTTCCATAGCTATGGGGACATTTACCTCTCCAAGCCGCGGACCATAACAATCAGCCATCCTCGGGATGTGCGAGCCATCCTCGCATCTTCCGAGTTTCAAAAAATTGACGTCTATCATGGCCTTAATGACCCAGTCATGGCGAATATCGTCACCTTCAGTGACCCCAAGCTGGCTAGTCGACGGCGCCGGCAGATTGGTCCGTACTTCAATCCCAGCTATCTGGCAAAAATGGAGGAGCTGATTCTGCGGTGCGGCTGCCGGGCTGTGGCGGACAAGTGGGGTCGACTGATTGCTCAACAGGGCCATGGCCCACAGAAGTCAGTCAAGGTCAACTACCGCCACGACCTGCAGCTGGCCACCTTTGATATTATGAGTGCGCTGGCATTTGGTCGGTGGCTGGACTCActgaaggaagaaggggagAGTGTGGCGATCGTGGAGTGGATCATGGCGACAGCCGTCTATATCGGCGTGCGGATCAATTTCCGGTTGCTCATGGTGTTTCCCTTCTCGCGGCTGGTGCGGCGCTGGACCAGGGCATATGCGGAGTTTGTTCAATTTAGCAAGCACGCAGTGGCCAG
The Aspergillus fumigatus Af293 chromosome 4, whole genome shotgun sequence DNA segment above includes these coding regions:
- the cyp5081A1 gene encoding cytochrome P450 monooxygenase helB1, with translation MRTYAIRPVSNRLPGPIEPKKHRRDRDNSTTGSLYNALIHPVQGEKTITSTMIRVAEFQPFLNTISVLQVLAAIFIGALTYRLIDAFFLSPLRSIPGPLLARLTTKRANVDTFSGKVTQTVDKDVARYGDVYVYKPRAVCINHPDDIRAVLGSQEFRKAAFFDIFNDGNTPNIVSLREPELANRRRRQLGPFFNYAYLGRAEPLILQHGYQAIRTKWDALIQANSGRPTEVNYRTDTQLVTFDIMSALAFGRNFNAISRGSSSIMKWAGLIMEMLESPAVLALLSLLPFSLIMRPWKIMYRELAAFSSDAVDMRKQLLAEDSTEKPLDMLQAFIDAEDPESKIKMSPHEVQAESIMMMLAGSETTSSAIMWTFHLLLLYPETLRRAVHEVRSAFSLNHLVTYKDVRSSLPYVEACVYEALRHSPTTAGLTPRISHSTGITLQGYYIPPGTEIYVNLRSPSMHPSLWDDPARFNPDRFLDSDNNKRLLFTFSYGPRNCLGRNLAWVEMLTIVANVLKDYDIALTEDSLFGPHCTDENGLPVLMPAKCFIASFPAKPERDCRMVITRRMAGVKACAREYSPC
- the cyp5081B1 gene encoding cytochrome P450 monooxygenase helB2, giving the protein MALPIILCLAVILWTSWRLLDALFLSPLHRVPGPVLARLTPLRAIYARLPSRVIPAALADFHSYGDIYLSKPRTITISHPRDVRAILASSEFQKIDVYHGLNDPVMANIVTFSDPKLASRRRRQIGPYFNPSYLAKMEELILRCGCRAVADKWGRLIAQQGHGPQKSVKVNYRHDLQLATFDIMSALAFGRWLDSLKEEGESVAIVEWIMATAVYIGVRINFRLLMVFPFSRLVRRWTRAYAEFVQFSKHAVASRKELLAQGCQKPVDLLQAFIDAEDPDSKVKMTTVEVQAESVGMQLAGSETTAASLTWAVHLFTLYPEYYRIAVDEVRGQFGPNHLITYADCSRLVFLEAFVYEMLRYTPITSSFMPRVSFTKGTTLQGHYIPPGTEIAFNLIAMNNREDVWEEPERFLPDRFLKDPDLKRSVFAFSYGTRSCIGRHLAWMEMMTILANLLKDYDWSLPEDSLYGPHHVDEKGIPIRMPSKCHIVFAPTHPDRDCQLVISRPKT